One genomic region from Labeo rohita strain BAU-BD-2019 chromosome 7, IGBB_LRoh.1.0, whole genome shotgun sequence encodes:
- the tppp3 gene encoding tubulin polymerization-promoting protein family member 3, which produces MAESTEMDELLSTFKKFAIHGDTKATGKEMNGKNWAKLCKDCKVIDSKNVTGTDVDIVFTKVKAKTSRVITYEEFQKALEELAPKRFKNQSKDEALQSMHKLIEGKEPTNVGVTKVAKTGAVDRLTDTSKYTGSHKERFDESGKGKGKGGREEIVEHTGYVGAYKNAGTYDEKTKAK; this is translated from the exons ATGGCAGAAAGCACAGAAATGGACGAGCTTCTGAGCACCTTTAAGAAGTTTGCTATTCATGGTGACACCAAAGCCACCGGAAAGGAGATGAATGGGAAAAACTGGGCTAAACTGTGCAAAGACTGCAAAGTTATTGACAGCAAGAATGTCACCGGCACTGATGTAGATATTGTCTTCACAAAAGTCAa agCAAAGACATCTCGGGTCATAACATATGAGGAGTTCCAGAAAGCTTTAGAAGAATTGGCCCCAAAGAGGTTTAAAAATCAAAGCAAAGATGAAGCACTGCAGTCTATGCATAAGCTAATTGAGGGCAAAGAACCCACCAACGTTGGTGTAACG AAAGTGGCAAAAACTGGTGCAGTGGACCGGTTAACTGACACATCTAAATATACAGGCTCACACAAGGAGCGCTTTGATGAGAGTGGGAAAGGCAAAGGAAAAGGTGGGCGGGAGGAGATCGTGGAGCACACGGGCTACGTAGGAGCCTACAAGAACGCTGGGACTTACGATGAGAAGACGAAGGCCAAGTAA